One Ochotona princeps isolate mOchPri1 chromosome 12, mOchPri1.hap1, whole genome shotgun sequence genomic window, GCAAAGTGGAATTCAAGCTCCAGATTGAGAAGTGAAGGTGGCGAGAGCATCTCCCGTGGCTCCCGCGTCCTGTGGGGGCTCTAGGCAGCTGTGGCAGGGACAGCATGTTGGTCCCGCCACTTCCTGTCAAACCCCACCCAGTGGCGGCATGGCCGTCAGCCAGGATGGAACATACCGGCCAGGCTGCTTGTGATCACCCCCCCtggggcagcagctcctggctgtccCGGTGCTCTGAGCTTCAGTACACCCAGCTTTCCAGGCGGGTAGGGGCTGCAAGGGTTCTCACACGGGGTgcccacaggaacccacacaggGTATAGCCCTGAGTTCAGGCAATAAAGTCTGTTAAAGTCTGCGTTGCATGGAACCATCGCATTTCTTCAGAGAGCAGTGACACTCTAACCCCCCGTTTCTGGGGTCTCTTTGCTAAGGCAGGCCCTGGAGGAACCCACAGCATAGGGCATGCAGTCACCTGTTTGGATTGCCTATATCACAGCAGGGTCCACCAGGGACAATCCCCAGGGACAGGCATCCATGAGCTGGAGTCCTTGGAGAGGGGGGCCTACCATGTGCCACGTCATCACAGGAGGGATTGGTTAATTCTCGCACCCTGCCAGGCACTGAAGAAGCACCAGGGTCCTCTCAGAAACCACCGTCACCCACAGCTGGCTCCCCGGGCAGGGAACCCAGGGTGCCTGTCCTGCCCGTGTCCTCATGGCTGGAGTACAGGCCTATCTGTTCCCCAGAGCAGGCAGCCATGCCTTGTGCCTGAGGTGGGCTCGGTGCCTCCACAGCCTGTGGGACACAGCTGCAAGTGTGTCCTGCTCCGACTCCCTTCCAGAACTTTCATTCTAAAGGTGAAACCTGTGGAATCCACAGGGTAAAGAGGCCCAGGAGCGCTGTGAGCCCTGGACAGTGGTCTCTCCAAGCAAGGCtttcctggccccagcccaggcctggcacagggcTCCCCCTGTGGGCTGCCAGGACAGAGAACACAGGACCACTTTAAAATGCTCATGCGCGTTTTATTAATAAAAACTAACAGTGCCAAGTTAAACAAGTCAGACCATTAAAGTCTTTATATTCcataaaatattacagaaaagTCTATTCTGTTTCAATAAAAAGACTATCGGCTCCGCACAGGCAGCTGGCGGTGGCTGCACAGGGAACGCCGCACACGCGTCTTCCATAGACGCCTGCCTGAACCCTAGTTTCCTTTTAtctctttataaaaaaagaactaTTAAAAATGATTGACAAATTCTGAGTTAAAAAACTGTTAAAACATTCTCTAGGTTTAATTCCGACGTGGTGATAGGTTACGGGCGATGGCCAGGGGGAGGTGGCCAGGGGGCGATGGCCAGGGGGAGGACCCCACGCCAGCTTCGGTTCATGTCTTCCGACGCCTTATCAGCATGTAAACAGCTATTTCATGAAAAGTCTCCGAGTATGGCCTGTAAGAAATCAGGCAACAAACCTTCCGGGAGCTTCCACGGCCACGCCCAGCGGCAGGCGCCTTTGCCCAGCATAACAAaacgacagagagaaagagagagagagaacttagcAATTTGTTGCTGCAAGAGAGCGAGTGAGCGCTGGGTGGAGTCCCCACGGTCAGTATAACTTAAGGAACTCCAGCTGCGCCACCCGCCAGGCGTTGGGGTCCAGGCAGGTGCGGCCTCTTGTTCCTGTCTTTGGACACTGTGTGATTCAGAGGCCACGCCCCAGGTCTTGGGCGCCCACAGCCACACTGCGAGTCCGAGTGGGTGGAGGCTGCTGGTTGCAGCCACCTGGCGGGCATGTTGGGGCGGGGATGAGAGAGGCAAGAACCAAGTCTGACTGTAGAAGAGCCGGAAACGGAAGCACACAGTGGCTTGCCAAGCAAACAGCGCCGCCAGCTGCCCACGCCCCGCGCGGCCCTGCCCTGGCGAGAGCCCCGCGTGAACAACGCGACTGCGTGCGTGGCTCCACCTCAGTCCTCCTCGTCATTATCATTGAAGTCGTCGTCGTCATCGTCGTCGTCCTCACCCACGTAGGATACAGGCGTCTCCACCCTGGAGCCGCTGTACTGAGACCCGTTGGAGCTTCCGGCAAGCATCCCGTCGGCACCATTGGTCAGGTCACTGTGGGCAGTGGGGACGGCACATCAGGCGGCTGCGGGCGGCCCACCTATAGGCCTGCCGGGGATGCTGCGGGTAAGGGCCAGGCGACCCTGGGGAGCAGCACCCCAGCCCCCCTCTCTGGCGGGGCAGCAGCCAGTGATCTCCGTGCTGGGATCGCCACCGGACTGGGAGACAGTTTGGGATCTCACTCCTTCAGTCCTTAACTCTCCAAGGTTTGTACAAAGTGCCATGAGGCATGCAGCAATGTTGGAGACCCTCGTCGGCTCAGCCTATCCCCTCAGCTCAGGGGTACAGTGGGCCAGTGGCACAGGGCCCCAGTCCACAGAAGCTGGTTCCCAATGTGGTACTGGGTGATGAACTCccccaggcagccctggctcGCCTCCCTGCCCGTCACCTGGTAGACAGCCTCGTGCCGTTGGATGCAGAGCCCGCTGTGGAGACGAACACACCACCAAGGGATCCCTGAGCCATTTCTGGAGAGGAACAGAGCATCACTAGCAGTGGGAGTGGCAGGGTGAACTCACTGCTGTGTGCGGACAGGGTCACCAGCACATGGTAACAGGGCAGTCCCACCCTGGGGCCCCAGAGCTGACCCGTCACTCCCCtgggccccgcccccaccccccagctgaCCCATCACTGCCctgggccccgcccccagcccccagctgacCCATCACTCCCCtaggccccgcccccaccccccagctgaCCCATCACTCCCCtgggccccgcccccaccccccagctgaCCCGTCACATAGGGTTCCAGTGCTTTAGGCACCAAGCTCCTGGCCATTTTGAGGTCCTCGGCCGAACAGCTGCCTGACTCCAGGCCACAGGCCATGCCCATGCGCTTGAGCACCTCAATGTCATCATGGATCTCGAACGTGTTGTCGAAGTTGAACAGGTATTCGAACCTGCAGGGGACACAGTAAGCCCATCCCGCTGCCCACCCCGGCCCAGCCGCCCCCCTGCCCCTCCACACACTTGTCATTGGAGATGCTACAGTCGATGACGGTCTTCTTGCTGGTGTTCACGATGATGAAGGGCAAGTGGATGACTGAGTTGGGTGGAGGCGGCCGGCTGGCCAGTTGCTCGGCCTGGCGGTTCCTCTGCACCAAGTTCTTGAAGGCAATTTGCTAAAGGAAGGGGAGGCTTGCTGAGGCACAGCTGGGGACCACAGGGACCACACATCCCCTGAGGACCACACACCCCTGAGGACAGCAGGGACCACACACCCCCTGAGGACCACACACCCCTGAGGACAGCAGGGACCACACAGCCCCTGAGGACCACACACCCCTGAGGGCAGCGAGGACCACATACCCCCGGAGGACAGTGGGGACCACAACCAGGCCCCTGAGTGACCACTGTAAACACACATGCCCTGACCCAGTCTAGACCACTCGCCCCTGCCAGCCTAGGGATGGTGGTACCACGCGAGGCAGGGCTCATCTGCTCAGTGAGGGAATACTGCCAGGACTTGCTGCCACAGGCTGAGCCAGCGAGCAACAATGTCCCCAGCTGTGTCCGTACCAGGAGGGCGCAGCCTGGCAGGGCGACTCGGACAGGTGATGGGAGGCTCTACCTGCAGAATGAGCTCCTGCAGCTGCGACTGCTTCTGCTTTATCCGCTCCAGCCGCCTCTGCCTCTCCACCTGCAGGAACAAAGCGCTGCAGCATCGCACCTGCATGAGCAGGGGGCCTGGCCACTCCACAAGACAGTTGGGCAACATAGTATAGTGAGACACGGGGGGGACACAATACAGTGAGACACACAGGGGGACACAGTACAGTGAGACACAGCGGGGACACAGTACAGTGAGACAGGGGGACACAGTACAGTGAGACACGGGGGGACACAGTACAAGAGACACAAGGGGGACACAGCACAGTGAGACACGGGGGGACACAGTACAGTGAGACACACAGGGGTGGACACTCCATGGCAGACAGACAAGGATGGACACTCCATGGCAGACAGACACAGGTGGATACTCCATGGCAGACAGACAAGGATGGACTCTCCATGGCTGACAGACACACACGGGTGGATACTCCATGGCAGAAAGACACAGGTGGACACTCCTTGGCTGACAGACAGACAAGGATTGACACTCCATGGCAGACAGACACGGTGGATACTCCATGGCAGACAGACTCGGGTGGACACTCCATGGCAGACAGAGACACGGGTGGACACTCCATGGCAGAGACACGGGTGggcactccatggcagacagaGACACGGGTGGACACTCCATGGCAGAGACACGGGTGggcactccatggcagacagaGACACGGGTGggcactccatggcagacagaGACACGGGTGGACACTCCATGGCAGAGACACGGGTGggcactccatggcagacagaGACACGGGTGGACACTCCATGGCAGAGACACGGGTGGGCACTCCAtggcacagacacacaggatgGCCACATCATGGCAGACAAACAGGCCAAAGGTGGACGCAGGCTCAGAGTGATGTGAGGGGACACAGGACCAGACAGACACCATAGACGAGGGGTCCCTCTCCCCCTGGGTGTGACTACAGCGTTTCTGTGACCTGCTGGGTACAAGGCCCTCGGTGAGGCCAGAAACGCCAGTAAGCAGCCCTCCTGGCGCCCCCACAGCACCTCCAGGTTCTGGCACTCCTGCGCCGAGTTGGTGGGGAGGCCGATCCACTTGATCTCCTTCTTCTCCTTGGAGATGATGTTCATGGCCATGAGCACGTTGAGGGCGTCGTACACGCGTCGCCGGATGTTCTTCTGGTCGTAGGCCTGGAGGGAGCGCAGTACAGGCACGGCTGGGGCCTCCCCACAGCTCCTCAGGGCCACGACGGGCATGTGGGCAGGGCGGGCAGCATGGACACTCACTGATTCGCTAGGCAGGATGTGGCTGTCGGCGGCACTGAACTCCGCTACCAGCTCGTCGGCCACCTCGTTGTAGGACGTGGTACCTTTTCGCTGTACCTTCTCACACACTTTCATGGAGAAGTGTCGCAGCCCCTTGCCGTTCTTTTCACCCTTGCGGCTCCGCTTGCTgcgaggtgggggggggggggggaacaggcAAGCTGTCACCACAAGTCGTAGGGGGAGGGAATGGTGGCTGGAGCCACACAtggctctcccagaccacaaggacACGGGCTTAGGGCTGAGGTTACTCGACACCATGGTGCTTCCTCCACGGAGACTGGGCCAACCATGTTGGCTGAGCAATGCCTGGTGAAGACCCCACACATTCCGCCCTGCAGGGAACAGGCACAGGTCCAAGTGCAGAGCCTGCAGGAATCCCACAGCTTCAGCTGCCCATGTCTGGGCTGCAGGATGGCTGCCAGGAACCCGTTCCTGTGACAGCCTGCTTGAGGCTGTGGTGAAACCCACCCTCAACCCATTGGCAGGCCAGCAGAGGGCTGCTGGGAGTGATGGAGTGACCGCCTTCATGGCCCTGCCCAGGACATGCCTAGCGCACTCACCCGGCCGACCAGGGTGAGGAGTCGGAGGTCTGGTTCTGTGAGGCCAAGTGTGCACTGGGTGTGTGTGGGCTCCCGACCACGATCGTGCTGGACGCAGTCGGCCTCTGGGGCGTGCTGATCACCTGCAGGAGGAACAGGCATGTTGGGACAGCCCGGGGTTAAGCCACACCCAGAGGAGCAAGGATGGAGGGTGCAAGCCTGAGGGATCCTGGCCACACACAGGCACCCAGAGGGTAAGAGGCCAGGACACAGCCACtccagcacagccctgcccagcattTCCTCCTGACCCAGGGACTGAGGCGGCTGCTGGAAAGCAGTTCCAGCATGCCTGGTGGGAGAAGTCCCAGGACCCCACTCCGTCCTCTAGGGGCAACCCCTGTCCCAGGTGTGAACACCGTGCCCCTGAGCTCATGGAGCCAGCCTCGAAGGAGTAGCAAGGGACACTGCCTCCTTTCTCAGACCGGTTCCCACTCTGCTGGACTGGATTCATTAAGTGGAAACAGGGTCTCAGGGATGCCGGCCCAGGCCCCCTCCACACTCCGGCAAGAGACCTGACCAGGTGGATGGCACCACGGGTAAGAGGCCTGGCTTTCCCCATGGG contains:
- the TFDP1 gene encoding transcription factor Dp-1 isoform X2, with protein sequence MKVCEKVQRKGTTSYNEVADELVAEFSAADSHILPSESAYDQKNIRRRVYDALNVLMAMNIISKEKKEIKWIGLPTNSAQECQNLEVERQRRLERIKQKQSQLQELILQQIAFKNLVQRNRQAEQLASRPPPPNSVIHLPFIIVNTSKKTVIDCSISNDKFEYLFNFDNTFEIHDDIEVLKRMGMACGLESGSCSAEDLKMARSLVPKALEPYVTEMAQGSLGGVFVSTAGSASNGTRLSTSDLTNGADGMLAGSSNGSQYSGSRVETPVSYVGEDDDDDDDDFNDNDEED
- the TFDP1 gene encoding transcription factor Dp-1 isoform X1 encodes the protein MAKDAGLIEANGELKVFIDQNLSPGKGVVSLVAVHPSTVNTIGKQLLPKTFGQSNVNIAQQVVISTPQRPTASSTIVVGSPHTPSAHLASQNQTSDSSPWSAGKRSRKGEKNGKGLRHFSMKVCEKVQRKGTTSYNEVADELVAEFSAADSHILPSESAYDQKNIRRRVYDALNVLMAMNIISKEKKEIKWIGLPTNSAQECQNLEVERQRRLERIKQKQSQLQELILQQIAFKNLVQRNRQAEQLASRPPPPNSVIHLPFIIVNTSKKTVIDCSISNDKFEYLFNFDNTFEIHDDIEVLKRMGMACGLESGSCSAEDLKMARSLVPKALEPYVTEMAQGSLGGVFVSTAGSASNGTRLSTSDLTNGADGMLAGSSNGSQYSGSRVETPVSYVGEDDDDDDDDFNDNDEED